The genomic DNA CGGCCCGACATTTCCTGTTATCAGAACGCTCGCACCGAGCTGGCTCACCAGCTGAGCTGCCTGTATCCCTGCACCACCTGCCGCCCCTGCAGCGGTGTTCTGCATCGAGCTCTCGGACATGGAATCGAGATCTACAACAACAAAGAACGGGCAACGACCGAACCTCGGATCGACCGGCGCATCAAGCCCTGCTGCCCCGGCAGTCACGCATATCTTCATAACAAACCCTCTTTTTGGAGTCAATGTGATTTATTACTTAAATATTTCGCATCATGTGCTGTGTTGAATAATGTTTGGAAATCCAATAGCAGAGAGCTAATTCATATAACATGAGACTTTAGTAAGAATCGATAGCTATTGATCA from Methanothrix thermoacetophila PT includes the following:
- a CDS encoding NifB/NifX family molybdenum-iron cluster-binding protein produces the protein MKICVTAGAAGLDAPVDPRFGRCPFFVVVDLDSMSESSMQNTAAGAAGGAGIQAAQLVSQLGASVLITGNVGPNAMQVLSSAGIEIYQSQGGTVRDAVERFRRGELAKVSGPTAPPHGGMGRGMGPGGMGGGMGAGRGRRW